A genomic window from Pseudonocardia broussonetiae includes:
- the aspS gene encoding aspartate--tRNA ligase produces MMRSHPAGTLRAEHAGQSVTLAGWVARRRDHGGVIFVDLRDASGSAQVVFREGEMAERAHRLRSEFCVQLTGEVVARPEGNENPDLPTGAVEVTVTSFTVLSESAPLPFPVDEHSEVGEEVRLKYRYLDLRRGGPASAMRLRSAVNKAARKVLDARDFVEVETPTLTRSTPEGARDFLVPARLRPGSWYALPQSPQLFKQLLMVGGLERYYQIARCYRDEDFRADRQPEFTQLDIEMSFVEQDDVIELAEAILVALWELIGHEIPRPIRRMTYAEAMSRYGSDKPDLRFDIELTDMTEYFSDTQFRVFQNPYVGAVVMPGGASQARRALDAWQEWAKQRGARGLAYVLIGEDGTVDERGPVVKNLSETEREGLAAAVGAQPGDCIFFAAGTPKDARALLGAARGEIARRTGQLDESAWSFVWIVDAPMFESAAETDDVAVGSGQWTALHHAFTSPNTEWIDKFETDPGNALAYAYDIVCNGNEIGGGSIRIHRADVQKRVFELMGLGEEEAQEKFGFLLDAFAFGPPPHGGIAFGWDRITALLAGVDSIREVIAFPKTGGGYDPLTAAPAPITPEQRREAGVDAAPPKKPAPTEAR; encoded by the coding sequence GTGATGCGATCCCACCCCGCCGGCACGTTGCGTGCCGAGCACGCCGGACAGTCCGTGACCCTCGCCGGGTGGGTGGCGCGCCGCCGCGACCACGGCGGAGTGATCTTCGTCGACCTCCGCGACGCCTCCGGGTCGGCGCAGGTCGTGTTCCGCGAGGGCGAGATGGCCGAGCGGGCGCACCGGCTGCGCTCGGAGTTCTGCGTGCAGCTCACCGGTGAGGTCGTCGCCCGTCCCGAGGGCAACGAGAACCCCGACCTGCCGACCGGCGCGGTCGAGGTGACGGTCACGTCGTTCACCGTGCTCTCGGAGTCGGCGCCGCTGCCGTTCCCCGTCGACGAGCACTCCGAGGTGGGCGAGGAGGTGCGGCTCAAGTACCGCTACCTCGACCTGCGCCGCGGCGGGCCGGCGTCGGCCATGCGCCTGCGCAGCGCCGTCAACAAGGCCGCCCGGAAGGTGCTCGACGCGCGCGACTTCGTGGAGGTCGAGACCCCGACCCTGACGCGGTCGACGCCCGAGGGCGCCCGCGACTTCCTCGTGCCCGCGCGCCTGCGCCCCGGCAGCTGGTACGCGCTGCCGCAGAGCCCGCAGCTGTTCAAGCAGCTGCTGATGGTCGGCGGGCTGGAGCGGTACTACCAGATCGCGCGCTGCTACCGGGACGAGGACTTCCGCGCCGACCGGCAGCCGGAGTTCACCCAGCTCGACATCGAGATGAGCTTCGTCGAGCAGGACGACGTCATCGAGCTCGCCGAGGCGATCCTCGTCGCGCTGTGGGAGCTGATCGGCCACGAGATCCCGCGCCCGATCCGGCGGATGACCTACGCCGAGGCGATGAGCCGCTACGGCTCCGACAAGCCCGACCTGCGCTTCGACATCGAGCTCACCGACATGACGGAGTACTTCTCGGACACGCAGTTCCGCGTGTTCCAGAACCCCTACGTCGGCGCCGTCGTCATGCCCGGTGGCGCCTCGCAGGCCCGTCGCGCGCTCGACGCCTGGCAGGAGTGGGCCAAGCAGCGCGGCGCCCGCGGCCTCGCGTACGTGCTGATCGGCGAGGACGGCACCGTCGACGAGCGCGGTCCCGTCGTCAAGAACCTGTCGGAGACCGAGCGCGAGGGCCTCGCCGCCGCCGTCGGCGCGCAGCCGGGCGACTGCATCTTCTTCGCCGCCGGCACCCCGAAGGACGCCCGCGCGCTGCTGGGCGCGGCCCGCGGAGAGATCGCGCGGCGCACCGGGCAGCTCGACGAGTCGGCGTGGTCGTTCGTGTGGATCGTCGACGCCCCGATGTTCGAGTCCGCCGCGGAGACCGACGACGTCGCCGTCGGCAGCGGGCAGTGGACCGCGCTGCACCACGCGTTCACCTCGCCGAACACGGAGTGGATCGACAAGTTCGAGACCGACCCGGGCAACGCGCTGGCCTACGCCTACGACATCGTCTGCAACGGCAACGAGATCGGCGGCGGATCCATCCGTATCCACCGCGCCGACGTGCAGAAGCGCGTGTTCGAGCTGATGGGGCTGGGGGAGGAGGAGGCGCAGGAGAAGTTCGGCTTCCTGCTCGACGCCTTCGCCTTCGGCCCGCCCCCGCACGGCGGCATCGCGTTCGGCTGGGACCGGATCACCGCGCTGCTGGCCGGCGTCGACTCCATCCGCGAGGTCATCGCCTTCCCCAAGACCGGCGGCGGCTACGACCCGCTGACGGCCGCGCCCGCCCCGATCACCCCGGAGCAGCGCAGGGAGGCCGGCGTCGACGCCGCGCCGCCGAAGAAGCCCGCGCCCACCGAGGCGCGCTGA
- a CDS encoding gluconokinase, whose product MDRRTLVVMGVSGVGKTSVAQELVRSTGWVFAEGDDLHTEANRQKMAAGHPLDDDDRWPWLRRIADWIGEHEQAGTGAVITCSALKRRYRDLLRDGHPSVFFVHLLAPPDLIEQRITARRGHYMPPSLLSSQLATLEPLEPDEPGVGVETTGEPSEVAERALAALDAPVAASAEEER is encoded by the coding sequence ATGGACCGACGAACGCTGGTGGTGATGGGCGTCTCGGGCGTCGGGAAGACGTCGGTGGCGCAGGAGCTGGTGCGGAGCACGGGGTGGGTGTTCGCCGAGGGCGACGACCTGCACACGGAGGCGAACCGGCAGAAGATGGCGGCGGGGCACCCCCTCGACGACGACGACCGGTGGCCGTGGCTGCGCCGGATCGCCGACTGGATCGGCGAGCACGAGCAGGCGGGCACCGGTGCCGTCATCACCTGCTCCGCGCTCAAGCGCCGCTACCGCGACCTGCTGCGCGACGGGCACCCCTCGGTGTTCTTCGTGCACCTGCTCGCCCCGCCGGACCTGATCGAGCAGCGGATCACCGCGCGGCGCGGGCACTACATGCCGCCCTCCCTGCTGAGCAGCCAGCTCGCCACGCTGGAGCCGTTGGAGCCCGACGAGCCGGGCGTCGGCGTCGAGACCACCGGCGAGCCCTCGGAGGTGGCCGAGCGCGCGCTCGCCGCGCTGGACGCCCCGGTGGCGGCGAGTGCGGAGGAGGAGCGCTGA
- a CDS encoding intein-containing Rv2578c family radical SAM protein, with protein MRWSGQQVQDDGVGAEAALPGLRGLLRSVRTPEFAGTVFHEVEARSALNRVPGTSPVPFRWTVNPYRGCSHACVYCLAGPTRVLMADGSTRPIAELRVGDAVVGTERVDGRRRYVRTTVHAHWSTAKPAVRLRLSGGTEIVASGEHRFLTDSGWRHVTGGWCRSGRRPRLRPGSALLGPGAFAARAASPTPGYRRGYLSGLVRADGPTPAEPDRCFPSAHLELEALGRAHHYLAEAAREAPVLAAVGGVVDGRIAPPVPRAGIAPVAEVVRWPEHPGDDWCAGFLAGVVDARGAVAHGELRVRHADEEVVGRVAGALHRLGFGFAMEGAERGERVVRLTGGPAAFVRFLQVAGPAVGRRRDLTGAPVEVAAEVVAVEPTGRVEAMYDITTGTGDFVAEGVVSHNCFARGTHSYLDLDTGADFDSQIVVKVNVARVLDRELRRPRWEREPVAMGTNTDPYQRAEGRYRLMPGVIDALARSGTPFSLLTKGTVLTRDLPRLAAAARDVPVGLGVSIALLDRPLQARLEPGTPSPEARLDLVRRITDAGLSCGVMVAPVLPLLTDSEEALDALLARIRAAGATGASVMALHLRPGTREWFLAWLAREHPRLVDRYARLYRRGSYVDAEYRRALSARVGPLLRRHGLASEVGVVRGAADLARAAFQVPEQLTLL; from the coding sequence ATGCGGTGGAGCGGGCAGCAGGTCCAGGACGACGGGGTCGGCGCGGAGGCGGCGCTGCCCGGGTTGCGCGGGTTGCTGCGCTCGGTCCGCACGCCGGAGTTCGCCGGCACGGTGTTCCACGAGGTGGAGGCGCGCTCGGCGCTCAACCGCGTGCCCGGCACGTCGCCGGTGCCGTTCCGGTGGACGGTCAACCCGTACCGCGGGTGCTCGCACGCCTGCGTCTACTGCCTGGCCGGGCCCACCCGCGTGCTGATGGCCGACGGGTCCACCCGCCCGATCGCGGAGCTGCGCGTCGGCGACGCCGTCGTGGGCACCGAGCGGGTCGACGGGCGTCGCCGCTACGTGCGCACCACCGTCCACGCGCACTGGTCCACGGCCAAGCCCGCCGTCCGGCTGCGCCTGTCGGGCGGCACCGAGATCGTCGCGAGCGGCGAGCACCGCTTCCTCACCGACTCGGGCTGGCGCCACGTCACCGGCGGCTGGTGCCGCTCGGGCCGCCGCCCGCGCCTGCGTCCCGGCAGCGCGCTGCTGGGGCCGGGGGCGTTCGCGGCGCGAGCGGCCTCGCCGACGCCCGGGTACCGGCGCGGCTACCTGTCCGGGCTGGTCCGCGCCGACGGCCCCACGCCCGCGGAGCCCGACCGCTGCTTCCCCTCGGCCCACCTGGAGCTCGAGGCGCTCGGGCGCGCCCACCACTACCTCGCCGAGGCGGCGCGGGAGGCGCCGGTGCTGGCCGCTGTCGGGGGAGTGGTCGACGGCCGCATCGCGCCGCCCGTGCCGCGGGCCGGGATCGCGCCGGTCGCGGAGGTCGTGCGCTGGCCCGAGCACCCGGGCGACGACTGGTGCGCCGGGTTCCTGGCCGGCGTCGTCGACGCGCGGGGTGCGGTCGCGCACGGCGAGCTGCGGGTCCGCCACGCCGACGAGGAGGTCGTCGGGCGCGTCGCCGGGGCGCTGCACCGGCTCGGGTTCGGCTTCGCGATGGAGGGCGCCGAGCGCGGCGAGCGGGTCGTCCGGCTCACCGGGGGGCCGGCGGCGTTCGTGCGGTTCCTGCAGGTCGCCGGGCCCGCGGTGGGCCGCCGCCGCGACCTCACGGGGGCGCCGGTCGAGGTGGCGGCCGAGGTCGTCGCCGTCGAGCCGACCGGGCGCGTCGAGGCGATGTACGACATCACCACCGGCACCGGCGACTTCGTGGCCGAGGGCGTCGTCAGCCACAACTGCTTCGCCCGCGGCACCCACTCCTACCTCGACCTCGACACCGGGGCCGACTTCGACAGCCAGATCGTCGTCAAGGTCAACGTCGCCCGCGTGCTCGACCGCGAGCTGCGCCGCCCGCGCTGGGAGCGCGAGCCGGTCGCGATGGGCACCAACACCGACCCCTACCAGCGCGCCGAGGGCCGCTACCGGCTCATGCCCGGCGTCATCGACGCCCTCGCCCGCTCGGGCACCCCGTTCTCCCTGCTGACGAAGGGCACCGTCCTCACGCGCGACCTGCCCCGCCTCGCCGCGGCCGCCCGCGACGTCCCGGTCGGGCTGGGCGTGTCGATCGCCCTGCTCGATCGCCCGCTGCAGGCCCGCCTCGAACCCGGCACGCCCTCGCCCGAGGCCCGGCTCGACCTGGTCCGCCGCATCACCGACGCCGGCCTGAGCTGCGGCGTCATGGTGGCGCCGGTCCTGCCGCTCCTCACCGACTCGGAGGAGGCGCTCGACGCCCTCCTCGCCCGCATCCGCGCGGCCGGCGCCACCGGCGCGAGCGTCATGGCCCTGCACCTGCGCCCCGGCACGCGGGAGTGGTTCCTGGCCTGGCTCGCCCGCGAGCACCCCCGCCTGGTCGACCGCTACGCCCGCCTCTACCGCCGCGGCTCCTACGTCGACGCGGAGTACCGCCGCGCCCTCTCCGCCCGCGTCGGCCCCCTGCTCCGCCGCCACGGCCTGGCGTCGGAGGTGGGGGTGGTGCGCGGGGCGGCCGACCTGGCCCGCGCCGCCTTCCAGGTGCCCGAGCAGCTGACCCTCCTCTGA
- a CDS encoding DUF389 domain-containing protein, with product MQHLRVVSPEAVTAEVRDLLLAEPGATHVTVLAGVALQPVGDVVEADVTREAVDRVLDGLCGLGIDGTGGVTLETIDTTLSDAADRAEEAVPGDPQDAVIWDEVVARTGEDSRLSISFQTFLTVACLLAAIGAITNSPVTVVGAMVLGPEFGPLAAVAVGIALRRGDLVRRGAVALAVGFPLAMVVTAAATLLFDAVGLLDATSLDSLDQVDFIYQVGWFSFIVALLAGAAGMLALTSAKSASLVGVFISVTTVPAAAFASVALVEGRFAEAAGSVLQLVVNVVGIVLAAVAVLVASRRTAGARRGGLRRLSTG from the coding sequence GTGCAGCACCTGCGCGTCGTCTCCCCGGAGGCGGTCACCGCCGAGGTCCGCGACCTCCTGCTCGCCGAGCCCGGCGCCACGCACGTCACCGTGCTGGCGGGGGTGGCGCTGCAGCCGGTGGGGGACGTCGTCGAGGCGGACGTCACCCGCGAGGCCGTCGACCGCGTCCTCGACGGGCTGTGCGGGCTCGGCATCGACGGCACCGGCGGCGTGACGCTGGAGACGATCGACACGACGCTGTCCGACGCCGCCGACCGGGCGGAGGAGGCGGTGCCCGGCGACCCGCAGGACGCGGTGATCTGGGACGAGGTCGTGGCGCGCACCGGGGAGGACTCCCGGCTCTCGATCAGCTTCCAGACCTTCCTCACGGTCGCGTGCCTGCTCGCCGCGATCGGCGCGATCACCAACTCCCCGGTCACGGTCGTCGGCGCGATGGTGCTCGGTCCGGAGTTCGGGCCGCTGGCCGCGGTCGCGGTCGGCATCGCGCTGCGCCGCGGTGACCTCGTCCGCCGCGGCGCCGTCGCGCTGGCCGTCGGGTTCCCGCTCGCCATGGTCGTGACGGCCGCGGCCACCCTGCTGTTCGACGCCGTCGGCCTGCTCGACGCGACGTCGCTCGACTCGCTCGACCAGGTCGACTTCATCTACCAGGTCGGCTGGTTCTCCTTCATCGTCGCGCTGCTCGCCGGGGCGGCCGGGATGCTGGCGCTCACGTCGGCCAAGTCGGCGTCGCTGGTCGGGGTGTTCATCTCGGTCACCACCGTGCCCGCGGCGGCGTTCGCCTCTGTCGCGCTCGTGGAGGGGCGCTTCGCCGAGGCGGCGGGGTCGGTGCTGCAGCTGGTCGTCAACGTGGTCGGGATCGTGCTGGCCGCGGTGGCGGTGCTGGTCGCCTCCCGGCGCACGGCCGGCGCGCGTCGGGGCGGCCTGCGGCGGCTGTCCACCGGGTAG